In Syntrophorhabdales bacterium, the following are encoded in one genomic region:
- a CDS encoding TIGR04076 family protein: MAKDPGLGIKLRAEVVGLKGTCNAGHKVGDTFDVNCWDTAGMCGWLYHALFPTLNVMQFQGSYPWGTDETLFNCPDSYNLLTLKVSRVK; the protein is encoded by the coding sequence ATGGCTAAAGACCCGGGATTAGGAATCAAACTAAGGGCCGAAGTGGTGGGACTGAAGGGCACCTGCAATGCGGGACACAAAGTCGGCGATACGTTTGATGTCAACTGCTGGGATACGGCCGGTATGTGCGGCTGGCTTTATCATGCGCTCTTTCCCACCCTTAACGTGATGCAGTTCCAAGGGTCCTATCCGTGGGGCACTGATGAGACTCTCTTCAATTGCCCGGATAGTTACAATCTCCTGACCCTGAAAGTATCGCGTGTAAAGTAG
- the nrfD gene encoding NrfD/PsrC family molybdoenzyme membrane anchor subunit — MIEKAFSGSRSYWSWLAFLLVVIGVGFLSYLHQWNLGLSVTGLSRNVSWGLYIANFTFFVGVAASAVMVVLPYYLHHTREFGKMTVLGEFLAVGAVIMSVLFIFVDLGQPARVLNVLLYPSPRSLLFWDMIVLNGYLFLNLLIGWASLDAEHKGEPPVRWAKPLVYVSIPWAISIHTVTAFIYSGLGARPFWLTALLAPRFLASAFASGPALLIMISLILKRFSGLDAGKEAVQKVAQIATYALAITIFFLLVELFTVFYSSVPEHKEHFEYLLFGLSGHSSLVPWTWSSLTLIGIAFILLLNPATRKREPILFVSCLAAFVAIWIDKGLGLIVPGFIPSPLGEITTYVPTLPETLITAGIWACGFLVISVLYKVVVGVRSEK, encoded by the coding sequence ATGATTGAGAAGGCGTTTTCTGGAAGCCGCAGTTACTGGAGTTGGTTGGCATTCCTCCTTGTGGTCATCGGAGTCGGTTTTCTCTCATATCTCCACCAATGGAACCTCGGGCTTTCAGTGACAGGCCTCAGCAGGAACGTCTCGTGGGGTCTCTACATCGCCAACTTCACCTTCTTCGTGGGTGTTGCTGCGTCAGCGGTGATGGTCGTACTGCCTTACTATCTCCATCACACCAGGGAATTCGGAAAGATGACTGTGCTTGGCGAATTCCTCGCCGTGGGCGCTGTGATAATGTCAGTCCTCTTTATCTTTGTGGACCTGGGCCAGCCTGCCCGTGTGTTGAATGTACTCCTCTATCCTTCGCCAAGATCTCTCCTTTTCTGGGACATGATCGTGCTTAATGGATACCTGTTCCTTAATCTGCTGATCGGCTGGGCATCACTGGACGCAGAACACAAAGGGGAACCACCTGTTCGATGGGCCAAGCCCCTGGTGTATGTCTCTATCCCCTGGGCAATAAGTATTCACACGGTCACCGCGTTCATCTACTCGGGTCTCGGAGCACGGCCATTCTGGCTGACCGCCCTTCTTGCGCCCCGTTTCCTCGCCTCAGCGTTCGCATCAGGGCCTGCACTTCTCATCATGATCAGCCTGATCCTTAAAAGATTTTCCGGTCTTGACGCCGGAAAGGAAGCCGTCCAGAAAGTGGCACAGATCGCTACCTATGCTCTCGCGATCACAATCTTCTTCCTGTTGGTTGAGCTGTTTACCGTCTTCTACAGCAGCGTGCCGGAGCATAAAGAGCATTTCGAGTATCTGCTCTTCGGCTTGTCCGGCCACTCCAGCCTGGTGCCGTGGACATGGAGTTCACTGACGCTGATCGGTATAGCATTTATCCTGCTTCTCAACCCTGCGACGAGAAAGAGAGAGCCCATACTCTTTGTCTCATGTCTCGCCGCCTTTGTGGCCATATGGATTGACAAGGGTCTCGGTCTGATAGTACCTGGATTTATTCCTTCTCCTCTGGGCGAGATCACGACCTATGTGCCCACACTACCCGAGACATTGATCACTGCCGGCATCTGGGCATGCGGCTTCCTCGTCATCAGTGTGCTGTATAAGGTCGTTGTGGGAGTGCGGAGCGAAAAATAG
- a CDS encoding 4Fe-4S dicluster domain-containing protein: protein MSLNRRSFLRIGGLVIAGFTLRPAYALLSAPTAPSAASAKKRWAMLVDLHASVDDKDRAECIAACHRIHNVPSFQDPKREIKWIWNAPFAEVFQEQVRPFTRDDIKRRPVLVLCNHCDNPPCVSVCPTKATFKREEDGIVMMDYHRCIGCRYCMAACPYGARSFNWSDPRPAIQAINESFPTRTRGVVEKCNFCEERLAKGQIPACVEACKDKGLHFGDLNNPAAEIRRLLEGRFVLQRKPSLGTGPNVYYLM from the coding sequence GTGAGCCTCAACAGGAGAAGCTTTTTAAGAATCGGGGGGCTGGTGATTGCCGGGTTCACGCTTAGGCCTGCATACGCCCTGCTCTCTGCTCCGACTGCGCCCTCGGCTGCATCCGCAAAGAAGAGATGGGCAATGCTTGTGGATCTTCATGCATCCGTGGATGATAAAGACCGGGCTGAGTGTATCGCGGCGTGCCACCGCATTCACAACGTGCCCTCATTCCAGGATCCAAAGCGGGAGATCAAATGGATATGGAATGCGCCGTTTGCGGAAGTCTTCCAGGAACAGGTGCGGCCGTTTACCAGGGACGATATCAAGCGCAGACCCGTGCTCGTTCTCTGCAACCACTGCGATAACCCTCCCTGCGTGTCTGTTTGCCCGACGAAGGCCACCTTCAAGAGGGAAGAGGATGGGATTGTCATGATGGACTACCACCGGTGTATCGGGTGCCGGTACTGCATGGCAGCCTGCCCCTATGGTGCGCGCAGCTTCAACTGGTCGGATCCGCGTCCCGCGATTCAGGCAATAAACGAGTCTTTTCCCACGAGGACCAGAGGAGTGGTGGAGAAGTGCAATTTCTGCGAGGAAAGGCTTGCCAAGGGACAGATACCGGCGTGCGTCGAGGCGTGTAAGGACAAAGGCCTTCACTTCGGTGATCTTAACAATCCTGCAGCAGAGATCAGGAGACTCCTCGAAGGACGATTCGTGCTCCAGAGGAAACCTTCCCTGGGTACAGGACCCAATGTTTACTATCTTATGTAA
- the dsrJ gene encoding sulfate reduction electron transfer complex DsrMKJOP subunit DsrJ, translating to MGTLPIWYGWLNRNAEGAPKLELPPGGQKECVESTQYMRTSHVDLLNAWKETVVRDGRRTYVSSAGKEYAMSLTNTCLTQCHSNKAKFCDRCHDYMNVQPYCWDCHNFPKEARK from the coding sequence GTGGGCACTCTGCCGATCTGGTATGGTTGGCTTAACAGGAACGCAGAGGGAGCGCCGAAACTGGAGTTGCCGCCCGGCGGTCAGAAAGAGTGCGTGGAATCGACTCAGTACATGCGCACCAGCCACGTGGATCTGTTGAATGCCTGGAAAGAAACGGTTGTAAGGGACGGCAGAAGAACATACGTATCCTCGGCCGGAAAAGAATACGCGATGAGCCTCACAAATACGTGTCTAACCCAGTGCCATTCCAACAAGGCGAAGTTCTGCGACCGTTGCCACGACTACATGAACGTTCAGCCCTATTGCTGGGACTGTCACAACTTCCCTAAGGAGGCGCGCAAGTGA